In a single window of the Pandoraea pulmonicola genome:
- a CDS encoding TetR family transcriptional regulator codes for MTPSASKIKRDPERTRQRILDAATDEFAELGSSGARVDSIARRAEVNERMLYYYFGSKDGLYLAVLEEVYGAFNRAEHALKLDALPPLQAIAELARFVWDYYAEHPELIRLINNENLHGAESMKKSSEIPQQVSPIVDLLKETLARGQASGEIRQGVDAISLYVTISAMGYYVMSNRHTLAIVMNCEYAKEDVRKSYAEFNTQMLLDSLRTR; via the coding sequence ATGACCCCATCAGCATCGAAGATCAAACGCGACCCCGAACGCACCCGCCAGCGCATTCTCGATGCGGCGACGGACGAGTTCGCGGAACTCGGTTCGAGCGGTGCGCGCGTCGATAGTATCGCGCGCCGTGCCGAGGTCAACGAACGCATGCTGTATTACTACTTCGGTTCCAAGGACGGGCTCTATCTGGCGGTGCTCGAAGAAGTGTACGGCGCATTCAACCGCGCGGAGCACGCGCTCAAGCTCGACGCGCTTCCTCCGCTGCAGGCGATTGCCGAACTGGCCCGCTTCGTCTGGGACTACTACGCCGAGCATCCGGAACTCATCCGCCTCATCAACAACGAAAATCTGCATGGCGCCGAGTCGATGAAGAAGTCGAGCGAGATCCCCCAGCAGGTCTCGCCGATCGTCGATCTGCTCAAGGAAACGCTCGCACGCGGTCAGGCCAGCGGCGAGATCCGCCAGGGCGTCGATGCGATTTCCCTCTATGTGACGATCTCCGCGATGGGCTACTACGTGATGTCCAATCGCCACACGCTCGCCATCGTGATGAACTGCGAGTATGCGAAGGAAGACGTGCGCAAGTCGTACGCCGAATTCAATACCCAGATGCTGCTGGATTCTCTGCGCACGCGATGA